AATACTCGGCATTTGGTTTACTTTCACATCAACCTCAGCGCAATATTCCAGAATACGTTCTAAGTCTTCAGGAGAAGCTGAAGGAATCGCCACCGTTACTTGATCGATCTGCAATTCTTTAACTAACTCAGGAATATCTTCTTCTCCGCCTAATACGGGTATATCATTCAATCGAGACCCCAGTTTCCCTAAGTCACGATCCACAATCCCAACAATTTCAATTCCATCTGGATTGTTAATTAAGCTACTAACGAAAAGGTTACCCCCGTCTCCAGCCCCTACAATTAATGTCCGTATTTTGTCTTCTTTTTCAATCCCACGAAAAAAACGACCATTTTTATATTCATGATAAAAACGCCAAATCACGCGTGACCCCGGTATTAAAAGTAAACTAAATACATACATTAAGAATATATAGCGGTAGCTGATTGAACGTATAAATAATAATACAACTAAACCAGATATACCAAATGAAATTGTCATTATACGCGTTGCGTTAAAGATCTCATAAATACTTGTATAACGAACAATTCGCGAAAATAAATGGTGCTTCAGTCCCATTACGAGATACGATAAAATGGATATACCAATCATCACGTAATAAAAACTATTCACTGGACGTATATACGCCTCTACTAAATAATGCGCCAAAAAAGCTGAAAATAGAATTGAAATTGAATCTACAAACATTAAAATAAATGATTTTTGCCCTCTTGTTAAGTCCATTCCACCTCTACTCCTTACCTAAAATAAACCAAAAAATCTTTTCTTATTACGTATTTCAGTTGGTGGATCTACTATCAACTGATCTCCATTGATAATATCTTTGGCATTTTTCTGAAACAATGCTGCTTTATCCTTACCGAATTCTTTTGTCATCTTCTCGAACGCTTCTTTCATGTGAAAAGCACGCCCTCGTGTATTATGTGCATCAGAAGCAAGGACATGGACCAAGTTTGCTTCAATTAATTGGCTGCTTAACTTCGCAATATCTTTCCCAAAAACACCCATATAACTGCTGGCAGTCACTTGGGCTAATGCACCCTTTTCAACAAAGTCCAAAAGAAGAGTTGGGTCCTCAATAATAGCTTGATTTCTCTCTGGGTGGACAATTACTGGAATAATTCCCTCTTGCATCAATTGAAAAAAAAGCGATTCGGCATAATGCGGAATCGACATTGTTGGAAATTCAATCAAAAGATAGTGTTTCTGTTCATCAACAAAGACGATCTCATCTTTTTGAATCCCTTCCAATACTTCACCATGTAGACGAACTTCTTGTCCTGGAAATACAGTTAAGTTAATATTTCTGTTATCTAGTTCCATTTGAAGCTGCTCGACGTGTTGAAATATATCTTTTTTATAATTTTCAAACTTTCCATTCTTATGATGCGGTGTTGCTAGGATATGAGTGATTCCTTCAGCAACAGCAAGTTCTGCCATTGCCAAAGAATCCTCTAAAGAGCGCGCACCGTCATCAATTCCAAATAAAATGTGAGAATGGATATCAATCATTTTACTCACTCCTCGTCCGTATAACCATAGCCGTAATAAGAATAAGAGCGATCTGACTTCTTCTCAGCTCCATTAAATACAACACCCAAGACATTCGCTTGTACCATATCTAGTAATTCTTTAGCATGTCTGACATCTTCTGTATGTGCGATATTGCGACGAACAACAAAAACGACACCATCAGTCTTTGTTGCCATAATTTGTGCATCTGTTACAGACACAACAGGTGGCATATCGAACAATACCAAGTCATATTTTTCTTCTAGTTCTTTAATTACTTCATTCATTCGATTGGAATTCAACAGTTCAGATGGATTAGGCGGCACAGGGCCACTTGATATAATATCTAAATCAGCATCTTCAACGTACTGAGCAACATCTTCAACTCTAATATCTCTTGATGTAATTAAGGTGCTCAAACCAACGCTATTTTGAGTATTGAAGGTCTTCGAAACTGTTGGTTTACGCATATCAGCGTCAATTAAGACTACTTTTTTTCCTTGATCTGCAAACACAGCTGCTATATTAGCTGCAGTTGTAGACTTTCCTTCGTAAGGTCCAGAAGAAGTAAATATAATCGTTTTTAAGTCTTTATCTATCATCGAGAATTGAATATTCGTTCGAATCGTACGAAACTGTTCGGCTACCACAGAATTGGGTTTCGTTACTGTAATTAGAGTCGTTCCCTGTTTTTGTAGTTTATCCATCTGTTTGATTTTCTTTTTCTTACTCTTTTTAAACATGTTACTCCTCCTACACTCTTCTTCTTGATAACGAAGGAGATGTTTTAGGCGTTCTCACTCTTTTATCAATTCTAGTTGATTTCACTTCATCCATGGTCATTTCTAGAATAGACCCTAGGTTTGTCCACCCTAAATCTTCAATGATTTTGGTGTCTTTGACACGCTTATCCATAAACTCAAGTAGAAACGCTAGCCCAACTCCAATCATTAGCCCTAGAATAAGTCCAACAATCAAATTCAGTATAGTATTTGGAGATACTGGTTTCATATTAGGTGTCGCTTCTGATAGAATGGTGACCGATTCAACTTCTAAAATGTCCCCAATTTTCGTTTGAAATGATTGTGCAGTAGCATTCGCTAGTTCACTGGCTGTATAAGGACTAGCATCATTTATACTAATTCCAAAAACAAGAGAGCTAGTTTCTGTTTGGACACTAATTTTATTACGTAACTCTTCTAGACTTAACTCTGATCCTGTTGAATTTATAACATCTTCTAATATAATTGGTTCTTTTATAATACTTTGATAAGTGTTAATCAAATTTAAATTTGTTTGGATATCTGTATTCGTAATCGACTGACTTGTATTCTGAGTTTGATTTACCACAATTTTTGACGTTGATTCGTATTGCGGTGTTACAAAAAAGAATGTATAAGCAGCAGCAAGAACAAGACCCGCTAAACTCCAAGTAATTATCTTACCTATGTGTCTCTTAAGTATAGCGAATAATTCGCCTAATGATATTTCTTCTCCCATCGTTGCCTCCTGATTTTTTGTAAATACTTTTGAAATTTTTGCTAAATTTCATTTTATTTTCCTTTACTATTGTACTATAGTAGCCTGCATAAATCTATATACCTTATTTTTGAATTTGCCTAAAATTTTATGACAACACTGTATATACCAAAAGCTCGAAGAATTCACATGTGGAAAACATTGAGTCCTCGAGCTTTTCGATTGTCCACAGAAAAAATATATGGACAAAATGAATCCTGTTGCATGTTCTAATTGATTTACGACAAAACAAAAAAACAGAACAGGAACTGAGGTTATTTTAACATGAATTCTACAGAAATCTACCAAACAAACGAATTTAAATCGTGTCCATCAGAACCATTTAAATACCGCTAAAACAGCAATTCCAGATGCCCCTTTAATTATTGTGGACGAATCCGATATTATTAAGCCGTATGCCGAGAAAAAGGAACACTTGAGCCTCGTGCGGGATGGCTCCAAAAACGTCATTGAAAAAGGGTATACCACGATAAATTTCTCGATGGCTAGCCCTAAAACGAAGCACCCGATTCCGCTATACAATCATATCTATTCTTCTCGGGAAGAACATTTCCAAAATCAGAATTTTGAAATAGTCAAAGGTTTTGACGCCTTCCATTCATTTCTGGGGGAAAAGAATGCCACTTTCGTCATGGTCCGCGGGTATGACAATAACGCGATGTTCCAGTATGTTCAAGACATCGGCCATTTCTTCGTGACCCGCTTGATTGATACGCGTTACCTGATCCACAGAAACCAGCGGATAAAAGTGCCCGACCTAGCGAAACGCCGGAAAGGAAAAATCAATTTTGAAACCGAAATCCAGGGCAAGATATATAACTTGAAGGTTAGCCATATCAAGGTCGAACTGCCCATACCAAAAGACACGCCCCTCAATATGGTCGTTGGCTATGGTGCAAAACCAATGAAGCTGTTAACCAACCATGCCATCAAAGGCAAAGAAGATGTGCCTCGCATCCTAAAAGGCTATATCACTCGTTGGCGAATTGAGGAACTTTTCCGTGTTCAAAAAGAAGAATTCAAACTGGAGAAAAACACTTGCCATACACAAGTCGTCTTGGCACGTGCCCGCTCTTCAAGTGCGTTGGCAAAAATAAAATTTTATCTTTATCGGTTCATACGAAGGGTTAGCAAGATTCTTTCTTTTGATACCTTAGGTATTAAGCACTTCCATCGGATTGAACAGCGATCCAGTCAACTATCTTTATGCTAAGCGGCTAACTTGAATCTTTTTAAACACGCTGACAAAGGCGTTCTATTTGTGTTTCTGCTTATGGTGCTTCAAAGAAATATGTCAAAGTATTTCGCTGTTTTCTCATAGATGCCCGAGTTACAAGCTGTCTTTACGTAAAAAGGGTAAATTCAAATAATATTTTTATCTTTTATTCCCAGCAGTTTTCCTATAAAATGTTTATGAGATAAATAAATTCCCTCCCTAAAAAAACTCGATACCTTTATTTTCCACAAAAGGCCGTATGCCCATCAACACTTAATATTCTAGAGCCTTTCTTGCGAACTCAGTGGCTTATACACTTACATTCACTGGCTCAAAACTCCGCACGGGTGGCTCATTGATGCATTATTCACTCAAGTCCTCTTGGAGCTATTCTGCGCATTGAGTGGAGTTAAAGTCCACAGGATCTTTCTTTTCACTATATTCATAACTTATATTTATTTACTAAATAAGCTTTCTTTTCTTGATTATTCATATGTTTGGTATAATCAATCCTACTTTTATTTTTTTCAAAATATTCATCAATTGTTCTAATCAATCTAGCTGGTACACCACCTACAATTGTATTAGATGCTACATCTTTAGTTACAACTGCTCCTACCCCAACAATTACATTATCTCCTATCGATACACCTGGCATAATTACTGAATTTATACCAATATGAACATTATTTCCAACTTTTATTTTACCAAAAAGATCGGCATCTTTCGCAGTACCTGTATTGCGTAGTACCCATATACCCCCATCGTGAGTTATAAAGCTAACACCTTTAGTAATTCTCACATTGTCTCCAATATCAATTAAATAAGGTTCTGAGCCAAAATTAACTTTGTCGTAAACCTCACAACCAGTGCCCATTGATAAATTTAAATGTTTTTTGATTAGATTTGCACGTTGCGAAGGTGAGCTAGCAAATTTAATCCTCAAATTTGTAATTTTATTTTTAAATCCCATTATTTGTTACCCCCATTTACTATTTTATTAATAACTTGAAAGAGAATTTTTTTATTCTTGTACAAAATAACGATTAACAATATTAATTCAATAATAATACTAACATAATAATGCAAGTTAGTAGTCACTATAGTAATAAATAAAAAAAGAGATAGCATTAATAAAATTGGTTTCCAATTTAATTTCAATTGGATATATTTATTTATAAGTATGTATCTTGATACTAGCATAGCAACTGCCCCGAAAATTTGACCGATTATTACAGATGCAATTCCAATATCATCAATAAATAACCATGAAATTATAAATGTCACTATTCCACCTAAAAGAGTAGTAGTAAATTGATACTTCGTTTTATCTATTGCTTGAAATATCGAACCAATATTTGACGCCATGGTGTTAGCTACAGCATAAATTAAAAGCCATGGAGCAAACACTAATGAACCAACATACTCTGTATCCGCAATAAACTCATAAAAAACTACTATTGCCGGAACTCCCAATATTGCTATAGTTGAAAAAATCATAAAAAGATTTTGCAAAGTTTTATTAAATTCTCGACTTATACCATTAGTTTTTATAGATAAAATTACTTCCTCAATAATTGCCATAGTAATAACACTACCAAACATTGTTATTACTAGAGAAAATTTATTCGCAAAGGAATATAATCCATTAGCTTCTGTACCTAATTTAATAGTAATAATCATTCTGCCAAATCCTGAAATAAACCATGCAGAAATTAGATTCAAAACAAGCGGTGAAGAAAAAACAAGCATCCGTTTTAAGATTCCTTTATCAAAATCTTTAATTCTTAATTTGCTGAGCACTCTAATTTTTACTTCGATGACTAAAATTGTAGCAAATTGACCTAGGTTATACGACAAAAGTAATCCCAATAATCCCATTTGAAAATATACTACAAAAACTAATACACTTATAAAATTAATAATAGTTGATGTAATCCCCGCTACTACATACAATCTATTGTTAGAAGTAGCCCTTGCAAAGTATTGCCATACGTAAACTATATTATTTAAAAATATCATTGCAACTACTAAATTAAAATATCTAATTGTACTACCAGAAATCCCTTTAAATAATAGTGATATTAATACAAATAATATTGACATTACTACAGTAAATATTGCAGAAGTGGACATGATTCTTTGTTTTACTTTATCATCTTCCTCGGTTAATAAAAACTTTAGTATAGCTTCCCATATCGCTATTAATATTATTGGTGATAATATTCCCATAATGGTTTGAGAGAAATCATAAAACCCTAATTCTTCTGTATTTATATAAAAAGCATAAATAGGAATTAGTATCGCTGACATAATTTTTGAAGATAGATTTCCTATAAAATAAATACCTGATTTTCTTACAAGTCTTTCATTATTCATTTTCTTCTCTCCTACCTAATTTCCAACTTTTTTAATGATTACTGAGTAAAAAGACTATGGTAATATATCAAAGAAATATTTCATTTATTTGGTATATTAATTACTAATTATTCGACTTAAAAGTAACTACACGCATAAACAAAAAGAAACAGATTCTACAGTTACTGTTTGAAAGGTCTAGCTAATCATATCGATTGATGAAATTAAAAATGCAAGACAAAAAAGTTACATTAATATCAAGACTCAACACTGAAGCTTTACATGATTTTACTATATTGTTTAATTGCAATATCGAGATCAGGGGTTCTCTCGAAACATGATTGCTAAGACACAGAATGTATGTCAAAGTTCAGTGAGAAAGGTCTTCAAATGGGCAGATGATTTAAAGCTGATATATGAACATATTGAAGAGCTATCGGATAATGAAGTTTATTGGAAGTTCTTCCCTGAACGACATCAATCAGAGTTGTTGTATATACTCCCTGATTACGAAAAGATTCATAAAGAGCTCCAAGAAGTTTGGGTGCCCCCCTAGCTTCTATGGCAGGAATATGTTAATTACTGTAATGATGGCAATGGTATTACAGTTGGGTACACTAAATTTTACGAAGTTTATCAAAAACATATTGACTAATACCGCTTGACGAACCATTTAAAATATAAACCTGGTGTATCAATCCAAATTGATTAGATTGGGTTCAACCATGGATTTTCTGGACA
This genomic interval from Jeotgalibaca porci contains the following:
- a CDS encoding acyltransferase, whose protein sequence is MGFKNKITNLRIKFASSPSQRANLIKKHLNLSMGTGCEVYDKVNFGSEPYLIDIGDNVRITKGVSFITHDGGIWVLRNTGTAKDADLFGKIKVGNNVHIGINSVIMPGVSIGDNVIVGVGAVVTKDVASNTIVGGVPARLIRTIDEYFEKNKSRIDYTKHMNNQEKKAYLVNKYKL
- a CDS encoding lipopolysaccharide biosynthesis protein, with amino-acid sequence MNNERLVRKSGIYFIGNLSSKIMSAILIPIYAFYINTEELGFYDFSQTIMGILSPIILIAIWEAILKFLLTEEDDKVKQRIMSTSAIFTVVMSILFVLISLLFKGISGSTIRYFNLVVAMIFLNNIVYVWQYFARATSNNRLYVVAGITSTIINFISVLVFVVYFQMGLLGLLLSYNLGQFATILVIEVKIRVLSKLRIKDFDKGILKRMLVFSSPLVLNLISAWFISGFGRMIITIKLGTEANGLYSFANKFSLVITMFGSVITMAIIEEVILSIKTNGISREFNKTLQNLFMIFSTIAILGVPAIVVFYEFIADTEYVGSLVFAPWLLIYAVANTMASNIGSIFQAIDKTKYQFTTTLLGGIVTFIISWLFIDDIGIASVIIGQIFGAVAMLVSRYILINKYIQLKLNWKPILLMLSLFLFITIVTTNLHYYVSIIIELILLIVILYKNKKILFQVINKIVNGGNK
- a CDS encoding YveK family protein; protein product: MGEEISLGELFAILKRHIGKIITWSLAGLVLAAAYTFFFVTPQYESTSKIVVNQTQNTSQSITNTDIQTNLNLINTYQSIIKEPIILEDVINSTGSELSLEELRNKISVQTETSSLVFGISINDASPYTASELANATAQSFQTKIGDILEVESVTILSEATPNMKPVSPNTILNLIVGLILGLMIGVGLAFLLEFMDKRVKDTKIIEDLGWTNLGSILEMTMDEVKSTRIDKRVRTPKTSPSLSRRRV
- a CDS encoding tyrosine-protein phosphatase, with the translated sequence MIDIHSHILFGIDDGARSLEDSLAMAELAVAEGITHILATPHHKNGKFENYKKDIFQHVEQLQMELDNRNINLTVFPGQEVRLHGEVLEGIQKDEIVFVDEQKHYLLIEFPTMSIPHYAESLFFQLMQEGIIPVIVHPERNQAIIEDPTLLLDFVEKGALAQVTASSYMGVFGKDIAKLSSQLIEANLVHVLASDAHNTRGRAFHMKEAFEKMTKEFGKDKAALFQKNAKDIINGDQLIVDPPTEIRNKKRFFGLF
- a CDS encoding CpsD/CapB family tyrosine-protein kinase codes for the protein MFKKSKKKKIKQMDKLQKQGTTLITVTKPNSVVAEQFRTIRTNIQFSMIDKDLKTIIFTSSGPYEGKSTTAANIAAVFADQGKKVVLIDADMRKPTVSKTFNTQNSVGLSTLITSRDIRVEDVAQYVEDADLDIISSGPVPPNPSELLNSNRMNEVIKELEEKYDLVLFDMPPVVSVTDAQIMATKTDGVVFVVRRNIAHTEDVRHAKELLDMVQANVLGVVFNGAEKKSDRSYSYYGYGYTDEE